TATGATTCCTCCATTTAATGGTAAAGATGTTGATAAATACTTCATTCTGTTCGAGCGCACGGCTGACACTTTGAAATGGCCCAAAAATGTTTGGCCGTTACTTTTGCAATGTGTGTTTACTGGGAAAGCCCAGGAGGCATATACATCGTTGTCACCAGCTGACAGTCTTGACTATGACAAAGTCAAGGCTGCCGTGCTTAGAGCATTTGAATTGGTGCCTGAAGCCTATAGGCAAAAGTTTCGCCGGTATAAGAAGTTAGACGATCACACCTTTTCTGAGTTTGGTCGGGAGAAAGAGGCTCTGTTTGACCGCTGGTGTCATGCATCTAAGGTAGCGGAGTTCGAACAGTTACGTGAGCTCATCCTGCTAGAAGAGTTTAAGAACTGTTTATCAGATAGGCTGGCAACCTATATTAATGAGCAAAAAGCTTTGACACTGGCAGCTGCGACTGTCCTTGCGGATGAGTATGTGCTCACCCACAGGGACAGTTTTGAGAGGACTCCTGTGTCGGAGCATAGTTCTTACTCATCATGGCGCAAATCTAGCTCTTCTCACTCAGACAATGTTCCAGTAGGAACCTATGTTCCATTTATTAAGCGGGAGGGTGAAGAGAAGCTTGAAAAGTCAGACAGTGGGGAGGGTGTGAAGGAGAGGCCAACTTGCAGTTATTGTAAGAAAATAGGTCACACCATTAACAAATGCTTTACTCTTAAGAACAAGTCTCAACCACCGAAATCTGTTGTGTTAATTAAAAGTGAGCCTTTGAGTTCAGCTTCAACAGAGCCGGTGCGCACTCCTGACCCTGAATTCCAGCCCTTTTTAATGAAGGGTTTTGTCTCTTTGACAGAGGGGGACTCTAAGCTACCAGTTAATATCATCAGGGACACTGCGTCCAACCAATCTGTAATCTTGGAGCATGTGTTGCCATTTTCAGATATATCTGCTGTTGAGTCAGATGTGCTCGTTAGAGGGTTTGATATGCGAGATGTGGGCCTGCCGCTTCATAACATCTATCTTGAGTCAGATTTGATCAAGGGGTGCGTTAAGGTGGGGGTCTGTGCGCAACTCCCAATCGAGGGGGTGACTCTGCTCTTGGGTAATGATTTGGCTGGTGGTAAAATGCTCATTAATCCAGAGGTAATTGCTGTTCCTCTGCCAGAAAACTCTGACGATTTGGCATTGAAATTTTCCAAAGTGTTTTCTGTCTGTGCCGTGACGCGGGCAATGGCCGAGCGTCAAAAACTGGAGGCTGAGGTGGAACTGTCCGACAGTTTTCTGGTTGACTGTTCAGTTTCCCCAACCGCCTCTCCAGAGGTCCCTGCCCGTTCCGTTTTGCCTCAACTTGACTCAAAGGTTTGCATGTCACGTGAGCAGCTAGTTGCCGATCAAAAGCGGGACGTATCACTAGCTCCTCTCTTTGAATGTGTGATTTCAGGAGAGGCGTTAGATGATATGTCAACAGGGTTTTTCCTAAAAGGTAACATGCTCATGCGTAGGTGGACACCTCCAAAGTTAGGTGGCGATGATAGTTGGGGGGTGGTGGAACAGATCGTTATTCCTCGAACATATCGAAGTGAGATTTTGAAACTAGCACATGATAATCCACTTTCTGGTCACCTAGGAATTAATAAGACTTTTGATCGTATCTTGCGGTACTCTTTCTGGCCAGGGCTAAAAGGTGACGTGCGTCACCATTGTAAAACTTGTCATGTTTGCCAGGTTGCTAAAACCCAAGCCATCCCTCCATATCCACTTTATCCAATTCCTGTTATTGGTGAACCGTTTGAGCGTGTTGCACAGGGCAAATGAAGAGATGGTTTGACAAGGGTGCCAGAAGCAGGAGTTTTCGTCCCGGTGATAAAGTGCTGGTTCTATTGCCTATTCCTGGCTCTTCTCTGCAGGCGCGTTATAGCGGCCCTTACCTAGTCAAGAGGAAGGTGGGCGATCGAGACTACATCATCGACACCCCTGAACGTCGACGGCGTAGTAGGCTGTGTCATATTAATATGTTGAAGCCTTATTTTGACAGGGAGTCTCAGTCTGTTTCCACCCCTTCTGATGGTCCAGAGGTCAGTGGGGCACTGGAGCTGTCCAGTGTGGGAATTGCTGATGGTGACAAGGTAACTCTGGCGCTGTCTAGCAACGCCAGTGTTCCTCCCCCTGAATCTCAGGATGACCAAGAGGATATTGTAGGGATGTCCAGTGATGTATGCTTTCTAATCTTCATTGTTGTCTTCCAAATTTGGTTCAGtctcttgtttttctgaaccAGATGCGGAACACAAACCGAAGGTTAATGAGGCGGTCAAAATTCTTGCAGTATTTCAATGTGGAGGTCAGGTATGTCCGTGGAAAGGATAATGTCCTGGCCGACACATTGTCACGCTCTTTTTCTGATGAGTGAATGACCTCACGTTGCACTCCCGGTATTCACCATCATAGGGTGGGGGTGTTGCGTGTGGCCATAACTCATTCAATCACTGTGCTGTGCCTAAACCCCCATGTCTTTGCTTTCCCATCAGGCTGACACACCTGCAGCAAATTTGAGATCCCCACGCCCAATTACCAGCCTGCTGCATAAAGCCAGCAAGTCAGTTGCTTGAGGAGAACAGACCCGGCAACACCTTTGTCCCACAGTGCGAGTTGTTAAATAGCCTTTTCTTTCTGTAATCTTTGATCTAGGCCTGGGGATGGCCGGCGGTCCTACTTTTCCGTTTAGTTCTTAGTTTATGATTTGGTTTTgtcaggcagggaggggggccagCCTCGACGTCCCTATAGGGGGTGGCCTGGTCCCCCCTCCATTTTGCTGAGTTTGTCCGGCATCTCCAGGTCCCTTTTGGTTTGCAGActtctttatttggtaaagtattCATACTGCATTTCAGCTATGGTTTCATTTGGTTAATAAAACCCGTTAAAACATCTTATTTCATGGTGTCCTTCCTTTATGTTGGGGTCTCCAATTCGAGCCACTGGGTATCTTATTCAGTTATGTGGAGGCCGTAAcagtggtatagatcgcaaagtggagggatggagacagagtcttcagccgcatctgccttatgcagccatatgtgtgcgtcatgaatgcacatcagggcgactataaaacaaaatataatttatcagttaaaattattaaagtgttgcagcggtattagtggcatttgaaggtaaacccactacttccgaatccaatttgacaacatagcatgtatgactccttcccagcagatgtggcgtcaaCCCACCTACTGTCCCtcactagggagatgtgaaagaaaacaaaaatcacaatattaaaacttgcattttcaatattgggcgactcacttctgtCTTAACCGTTACTAAAAATCACAAtcctcttcataatcctacccgattgcccttcactatctatttaaattggacaacctaattaaaccttttattctacctattgcttgcatttagtgttttccatattttgattcactactataccaaacccaaaccctctatgttgatcttaactagtttattcaacactgaattgatacattgtttctatttacaaattaaccatattgttttatctgaagtgtgCTTGggtatccccttgtgtactcaGTCActcggagtaggagaggattctcccctacctcggcagccctgacacacacacgagaacaggcTCGCACACaccctttcttattttattttacttatttattttaaatgacatttgtcattgtggataacctaaattagaaatttggataacgttttgtcatacttatttggtctaatttttaagtattgccgattgttttttctaaattataagatcatttttaataatttgtctattacttatcataatctcgaaggaaatattttatttgtgttgttatcttggcacctagacctcgtcaggtccaagcaccaaaataacatccacctatccacgcagagtctatgggttgggtccgctcctctttgatgagtcactttaccctggtgccattgaacccattgactcctgtggagtgtggtgtgcagacaatttttaacgctaattgctcatgttttggagtctaaataattattcctaaatcctgtaatcaccatgtaacttgctcagggacacatcaacactcagctggggatcgaaccagcaacccttcggttactagacaactgctctacctcctgagctaaacgaccccagccacctctccgctgatttattacctccggCTCGGTCCTcatccgccctttttgctttctatacattcctctcccttctccaaacaccttctctctccgatccaacccgttgtctcaccagtgctctgtgtaccaagatgtaatgatatataccatatggtgttccgacgcgttggagagtctccaagaaccacagaatcacccatcccagtggtggttctacgttttttctaaaacagtggacaagggttacattcaggaaccaattacagagtacatccaaacgcacaaataatctattcaacacaatgcaaattcaatctctttctctctgttggacacactccaaaactagattattaatcttaaaaggccatcgaaagatatgaatgtccccaaagaaaattctaaccggaaagccttctccaatctcatcgccacttctcgttgccaatccacacactcttcctcttctctgtctcactcttcacaaatcacttcatctgacccctctaactcaactcaatgtaactctttctcactcactcactcactcactcactcactcattcgctcacatatacaacttaaaTAAGAATGGAGCTATACCTATgacttggagctgtcataggtattaactgcgtgtgttccgagaatcctaaagttttggtgaattttcctgccatggggaggtgagaggcataatttGGACCAACGCAAGTGTTagtggctccagtgtgggccatcattggcatgcttctataatttatcagaacctgcagcattggttcctcatcagcttgttttgtgattgctacaagctgaccctccccctgtggattctctgggcacccctagtatccctgacTCATAAAGGGACCCGCCTGTCCCTGGTCGCTGTTACCCTGTGTTTGCTGTGGTGGAAAAGGGTTAGTTAAACAATCCTTCTTAGaatgtccttcctggttgcacccaaaacatattaaaggacctctgcgttgtccttgggatCCTGGTTGTTGATTGTTTCTAAACTGTCCTCGGGGCCCCtgattctgtctatttttatttgtggggttcccataattatggatgtgtacatgtgtaacaggtggagtaggtgacagttggctttgaggctgttgtactggaaGAGAAAATGCCAATCGTGGATATTGGTTTTGAAGTGCGCCCTGCTGGTTCTAAAACCCCTGCCTGTCTCTTcttatctctttccttccttgtgagatcttccagctgaagctgatatAGCTTCCTCTGGAGCTCTTTGCTTTTTTCCTGtattctttgtttattctgacgatattcatccactgcatgaactaaatggtcattaaaatctctatgagatcctgatgtagacagtccaaccacatcctctagcttggctttgatttggctgggaagtgtctctatcacagagtttctaaacaaaacagagaacaccggatggatctcaggatcctcatccgtctccatgcgccatctgtctacttgggcctgtaggtaggatgcagggttctctgtgtcaccaatagggagacctctcatgtttttaggaTCTATGAGGACCGGGAACTCCctcctgagtgtggcccacatcgccCCTCTGTAATGATCAAGTGTAGTCTCATCATACTTTCCATCCAGtatatccaaccctccattcctcagtacagactccatcttagataaccccaatactcttgccaacagagctttcaggtcccccactgtcATTAACTTTCCCACTGTGAgctcctcaaatgttctaatccatttGGACGCCCCGTTAATTATGTTAGGGAATTTAGAAATGACTCCCTCTaagtcctgtgaaccccacggttgaaaatggacctgttgtcctttgactagaaTAGGATAATTTCCCGGGGAAGTTTCGGGTGCCCTTTTCCCCCTTTGTGATTTCCTTAGTTTCTCATCTAACTCGAGTGGTGTGGGGGTTAGTACTGATGTGCTGCAGCCAGGCTCCTCTGTCGCTGGGCTCCCActatacccctcccccttgagtTTAGTACTCTTTTTTGTCTGCCTCCTCTGAGACTTCGtccttttctttgtgttttttcctctcct
The nucleotide sequence above comes from Gadus chalcogrammus isolate NIFS_2021 chromosome 4, NIFS_Gcha_1.0, whole genome shotgun sequence. Encoded proteins:
- the LOC130381210 gene encoding uncharacterized protein LOC130381210, whose amino-acid sequence is MEFILEEFVKQPSLEVFHKCTKDNLTSIADHYSIIVSKTKAKKAIKHELWTALFEEGMLPDPGMALSPTKQAFPDQSIRRLELELELRRLELQDKTNEREAAARLKEQEFRFKQMELEEQTKREIRLKELELNLAPPPRHGSGAQADFDVNKCIRMIPPFNGKDVDKYFILFERTADTLKWPKNVWPLLLQCVFTGKAQEAYTSLSPADSLDYDKVKAAVLRAFELVPEAYRQKFRRYKKLDDHTFSEFGREKEALFDRWCHASKVAEFEQLRELILLEEFKNCLSDRLATYINEQKALTLAAATVLADEYVLTHRDSFERTPVSEHSSYSSWRKSSSSHSDNVPVGTYVPFIKREGEEKLEKSDSGEGVKERPTCSYCKKIGHTINKCFTLKNKSQPPKSVVLIKSEPLSSASTEPVRTPDPEFQPFLMKGFVSLTEGDSKLPVNIIRDTASNQSVILEHVLPFSDISAVESDVLVRGFDMRDVGLPLHNIYLESDLIKGCVKVGVCAQLPIEGVTLLLGNDLAGGKMLINPEVIAVPLPENSDDLALKFSKVFSVCAVTRAMAERQKLEAEVELSDSFLVDCSVSPTASPEVPARSVLPQLDSKVCMSREQLVADQKRDVSLAPLFECVISGEALDDMSTGFFLKGNMLMRRWTPPKLGGDDSWGVVEQIVIPRTYRSEILKLAHDNPLSGHLGINKTFDRILRYSFWPGLKGDVRHHCKTCHVCQVAKTQAIPPYPLYPIPVIGEPFERVAQGK